A region from the Altererythrobacter sp. H2 genome encodes:
- a CDS encoding multiheme c-type cytochrome has translation MVTRFDRARRGISGGGSRRFGWLLLLAAAIALLVQPGSPIQAQGAGARYEGVASCAGSTCHGRAEGNGAVVRQDEIATWQEPSSVAGAHSRAFAVLASPRGKQIADSLGLGPATSAPACLGCHATYEPGSAKGARFQISDGVGCESCHGPSSGWLASHYAKPATHAANIAAGLVPLERPQVRAKVCLDCHFGSTGAGQFVTHSMMAAGHPRVSFELDLFSALQQHHDEDGDYAARKGKTDNVRLWAVGQAEAVARSTDLFARPGFGAEGVFPQYYFYDCHSCHRSINDGPQRKLTFETNPGRPIPFGQAPYNDENIIMLSAIAKAFVPGRAAQFETASKDFHRAMGQGRGEATAAAQRLRGEAAALSDALAARSFGSGDAFAAVQAIADRTLTARFTDYTGSAQAVMAVDTLLNAMVRDGRVTTGAATGIRANINRAYGAVRTPESYNPAQFRSALGAATNAIGALR, from the coding sequence ATGGTCACTCGGTTCGACCGGGCCAGACGGGGAATAAGTGGCGGGGGATCGCGCCGCTTTGGCTGGTTGCTTCTTCTGGCTGCGGCCATCGCGCTGCTGGTGCAGCCCGGATCGCCCATTCAGGCCCAGGGTGCCGGTGCGCGCTATGAAGGCGTGGCAAGCTGTGCCGGTTCCACCTGTCACGGCCGGGCAGAGGGCAACGGCGCGGTCGTCCGGCAGGACGAGATCGCCACCTGGCAGGAACCATCCTCCGTGGCAGGCGCGCACAGCCGCGCTTTTGCCGTCCTCGCCAGCCCGCGCGGGAAGCAGATTGCGGACAGCCTCGGCCTTGGCCCGGCGACTTCGGCACCGGCCTGCCTCGGCTGCCATGCCACCTATGAACCCGGCAGCGCCAAGGGCGCGCGTTTCCAGATTTCCGACGGAGTCGGCTGCGAAAGCTGCCACGGCCCGTCGTCCGGCTGGCTCGCGTCGCACTATGCCAAACCTGCGACCCATGCCGCAAACATAGCTGCGGGCCTCGTCCCGCTCGAGCGCCCGCAGGTGCGCGCCAAGGTCTGTCTCGATTGCCACTTCGGCAGCACCGGCGCAGGCCAGTTCGTCACCCATTCGATGATGGCGGCCGGTCATCCGCGGGTTTCGTTCGAGCTCGACCTGTTCTCCGCCCTCCAGCAACACCATGACGAGGATGGTGACTATGCTGCGCGCAAGGGCAAGACCGACAATGTCCGCCTGTGGGCGGTAGGCCAGGCAGAAGCGGTCGCCCGCTCGACCGACCTGTTCGCCCGCCCCGGGTTCGGGGCCGAAGGCGTGTTCCCGCAGTACTACTTCTACGATTGCCACAGCTGCCATCGTTCGATCAACGACGGGCCGCAGCGCAAGCTGACTTTCGAAACCAACCCGGGCCGCCCGATCCCGTTCGGTCAGGCGCCCTACAATGACGAGAACATCATCATGCTCTCGGCCATTGCCAAGGCCTTCGTGCCGGGCCGCGCGGCGCAGTTCGAGACCGCCAGCAAGGACTTCCACCGCGCCATGGGCCAGGGCCGGGGCGAGGCGACTGCCGCCGCCCAGCGTCTGCGCGGCGAGGCCGCCGCCCTGTCCGACGCGCTGGCGGCGCGCAGCTTCGGCAGCGGCGATGCCTTCGCCGCAGTGCAGGCGATTGCCGACCGGACCCTGACCGCCCGCTTCACGGACTACACCGGTTCTGCCCAGGCGGTGATGGCGGTCGATACCCTGCTCAACGCGATGGTCCGCGATGGCCGTGTGACCACCGGTGCAGCCACCGGCATCCGCGCCAACATCAACCGGGCCTACGGTGCGGTCCGCACACCGGAAAGCTACAACCCGGCGCAGTTCCGTTCGGCGCTCGGCGCGGCGACAAACGCGATCGGGGCGCTTCGGTAA
- a CDS encoding adenylate/guanylate cyclase domain-containing protein, translating to MSDERTPNFIVRGWRNVREAGPRRLALTGVLVLVALAIARFGWVIPGVADAERAMYDSRSYVEADRNDVPQDNRVVMVVFTDQTLINAGKRSPLDRGIIARALQSLDGMGAKAIGIDILFDQPQAEDEELIATLRAMQTPVVVGYVDTATNEDNIKYEQEQYLKAFLAQLEGSRAVPGSVKLSDSFGVTRLWPEQVAGQPDLLGRAMLKAAGEGARTLPGYQGAVRYRLPEDPSRPVFTYLPIDTFSDPELTAIPELSAALAEQVEGRYVLIGGDIVDVDRLTTPLTQAMGTSLPPGIEFHATSIAQMLDGKALPRPMPLVLWVLSALVVVMAVLTGLLEWGNWRIYLLLAVQFVVMLGVPFVMQFQQTDTYGVPAVGWLLGWIAAFMAVTSAARASGAVQRNFAQGALGKYLPREMAQEIIDNPKLLALHGEKKQIFVLFSDLEGFTKMSHAVEPEMVALLINRYLEMLSQVVLDHGGVIDKFIGDAVVAFWGAPIARPDDGERAARCGYAMWQAGEAFRAEVAAMDPNLPKIGKTRVGLHFGEAVVGNFGGDNRIQYTALGDSMNTAARLESANKPLQSSVMASREFVEKSSLDWWRPMGTVILRGRAKPVDLFEPAPDFPDEDRKALIQASILMDHDRPQAEQVIAGVVARHPQDKALANLLDRVQDTRGGSAYVLG from the coding sequence TTGAGCGACGAGCGCACACCGAATTTCATCGTCCGTGGCTGGCGCAATGTGCGCGAGGCCGGGCCGCGTCGTCTGGCGCTCACCGGCGTGCTGGTGCTGGTGGCACTGGCCATCGCCCGGTTCGGCTGGGTGATCCCCGGGGTGGCCGATGCCGAGCGGGCGATGTACGATTCGCGCAGCTACGTCGAGGCGGATCGCAACGATGTGCCGCAGGACAACCGGGTGGTGATGGTCGTCTTCACCGATCAGACCTTGATCAATGCGGGCAAGCGGTCGCCGCTGGATCGGGGCATTATCGCGCGGGCGCTCCAGTCGCTTGACGGGATGGGCGCCAAGGCCATCGGGATCGATATCCTGTTCGACCAGCCCCAGGCCGAGGACGAGGAGCTGATCGCGACCTTGCGCGCGATGCAGACCCCGGTGGTGGTGGGATATGTCGATACGGCCACCAACGAAGACAATATCAAGTACGAGCAGGAGCAGTATCTCAAGGCCTTCCTGGCGCAGCTGGAAGGCAGCAGGGCCGTGCCCGGCAGTGTGAAATTGAGCGATTCCTTCGGCGTCACCCGCCTTTGGCCGGAGCAGGTGGCGGGCCAGCCCGACCTGCTTGGCCGGGCCATGCTCAAGGCTGCGGGCGAGGGCGCGCGGACTTTGCCGGGCTACCAGGGCGCGGTGCGCTACCGCCTGCCGGAAGACCCCTCCCGTCCGGTGTTCACCTATCTGCCGATCGACACTTTCTCCGATCCTGAACTCACCGCCATTCCCGAACTGTCGGCGGCCCTCGCCGAGCAGGTGGAGGGTCGGTATGTCCTGATCGGCGGCGATATCGTGGACGTTGATCGCCTGACGACGCCCCTGACCCAGGCCATGGGCACCAGCCTGCCCCCGGGGATCGAGTTTCATGCCACCAGCATTGCCCAGATGCTCGATGGCAAGGCCTTGCCCAGGCCAATGCCCCTGGTCTTGTGGGTTCTTTCGGCGCTGGTGGTGGTCATGGCGGTCCTGACCGGTCTGCTCGAATGGGGTAACTGGCGGATTTACCTGCTCCTGGCGGTCCAGTTCGTGGTCATGCTGGGGGTGCCGTTCGTGATGCAGTTCCAGCAAACCGATACCTATGGCGTGCCGGCGGTCGGCTGGCTGCTCGGCTGGATTGCCGCCTTCATGGCGGTAACTTCGGCGGCGCGTGCGTCAGGCGCGGTGCAGCGCAATTTCGCGCAAGGGGCGCTGGGCAAGTACCTGCCGCGCGAAATGGCGCAGGAAATCATCGACAACCCCAAGCTGCTGGCTCTGCATGGGGAGAAGAAGCAGATCTTCGTGCTCTTTTCCGATCTGGAAGGGTTCACCAAGATGAGCCACGCAGTCGAGCCGGAAATGGTCGCGCTGCTGATCAACCGCTATCTTGAAATGCTCAGCCAGGTGGTGCTCGATCACGGCGGGGTGATTGACAAGTTCATCGGCGATGCGGTGGTGGCGTTCTGGGGCGCGCCGATCGCCAGGCCCGACGATGGAGAGCGTGCGGCCCGCTGCGGCTATGCAATGTGGCAGGCAGGCGAAGCCTTTCGGGCCGAAGTGGCGGCAATGGACCCGAACCTGCCGAAAATCGGCAAGACCCGGGTGGGGCTGCATTTCGGCGAGGCGGTGGTCGGGAACTTCGGCGGGGACAACCGCATCCAGTACACCGCGCTGGGCGATTCGATGAATACGGCGGCCCGGCTCGAGTCCGCCAACAAGCCGCTCCAGTCGAGCGTGATGGCGAGCCGCGAGTTCGTGGAGAAAAGTTCCTTGGACTGGTGGCGCCCGATGGGTACAGTGATTCTGCGCGGGCGGGCAAAGCCGGTCGATCTGTTCGAACCGGCCCCCGATTTTCCGGATGAGGATCGCAAAGCCTTGATCCAGGCTTCGATCCTGATGGATCACGACCGCCCGCAGGCGGAACAGGTGATAGCCGGGGTCGTGGCGCGCCATCCGCAGGACAAGGCTTTGGCAAATCTGCTTGATAGGGTACAGGATACCCGAGGAGGGAGCGCATATGTTCTCGGTTAG
- the gcvPB gene encoding aminomethyl-transferring glycine dehydrogenase subunit GcvPB → MNAPNASGWKPEMTPDDGGAPATSTGNRALMLEEPLIFEIGQAETTGVDFPAFDPPATSRLGGLGRTSPIGLVGLSEPQTVRHYTRLSRQNYAIDLGLFPLGSCTMKHNPRLNEKMARLPGFADIHPMQPASTVQGALEVMNELAHWLIELTGMHGVAMSPKAGAHGELCGILCIRAALEARGDAREVVLVPESAHGTNPATAAFAGYRVEDIPATPEGRVDVAALKARLGPDVAAVMITNPNTCGLFERDFREIADAVHAAGGFVYCDGANFNAIVGKVRPGDLGVDAMHINLHKTFSTPHGGGGPGSGPVVLSEALSPFGPLPFTARTADGVVHLVEEDNAAEYDHVQAFGRMTAFHGQMGMFTRALTYILSHGADGLKQVAEDAVLNANYVLRSLEDLLEAPFAASGPCMHEALFSDNGLPDGLSTLDIAKGLIDEGYHPMTVYFPLVVHGAMLVEPTETESKASLDQFIGAFRHVAERARAGDMALKQAPVYAPRRRLDETQAARKPVLAWQDRGD, encoded by the coding sequence ATGAACGCGCCTAATGCATCCGGCTGGAAGCCCGAAATGACCCCGGACGATGGCGGTGCACCCGCCACCTCCACCGGCAACCGCGCACTGATGCTGGAAGAGCCGCTGATCTTCGAGATCGGCCAGGCCGAGACCACCGGGGTCGATTTCCCGGCCTTCGATCCGCCCGCCACCAGCCGGCTTGGCGGGCTCGGTCGGACCAGCCCGATTGGCCTGGTCGGGCTGAGCGAGCCGCAAACGGTGCGCCACTACACCCGCCTCAGCCGCCAGAATTATGCCATCGACCTCGGCCTGTTCCCGCTCGGCAGCTGCACGATGAAGCACAACCCGCGCCTCAACGAGAAAATGGCGCGGCTGCCCGGGTTCGCCGACATCCACCCGATGCAGCCCGCCTCCACCGTGCAGGGCGCGCTGGAGGTGATGAACGAGCTCGCCCACTGGCTGATCGAGCTTACGGGAATGCACGGCGTGGCGATGAGCCCCAAGGCGGGCGCGCATGGCGAGCTGTGCGGCATCCTGTGCATCCGCGCTGCGCTGGAAGCGCGCGGCGATGCGCGCGAGGTGGTGCTGGTGCCGGAAAGCGCCCATGGCACCAACCCCGCGACCGCCGCCTTTGCCGGCTACCGGGTGGAAGACATTCCGGCGACGCCCGAAGGCCGGGTCGATGTCGCGGCGCTGAAAGCCCGCCTCGGGCCGGATGTGGCGGCGGTGATGATCACCAACCCCAACACCTGCGGGCTGTTCGAGCGGGATTTCCGCGAGATCGCCGATGCGGTCCATGCCGCCGGCGGGTTCGTCTATTGCGACGGGGCCAACTTCAACGCCATCGTCGGCAAGGTCCGCCCGGGCGACCTGGGCGTCGATGCCATGCACATCAACCTGCACAAGACCTTCTCCACCCCGCACGGTGGCGGCGGCCCCGGCTCCGGCCCGGTCGTGCTGAGCGAGGCGCTGAGCCCGTTCGGCCCGCTGCCGTTTACCGCCCGCACCGCCGATGGCGTGGTCCATCTGGTGGAGGAGGACAACGCCGCCGAGTATGATCATGTCCAGGCGTTCGGGCGGATGACCGCCTTCCACGGCCAGATGGGCATGTTCACCCGTGCGCTGACCTATATCCTCAGCCACGGGGCGGACGGGCTGAAACAGGTGGCGGAAGACGCCGTGCTCAACGCCAATTACGTGCTGCGCAGCCTGGAGGACCTGCTCGAGGCACCCTTCGCCGCCAGCGGGCCGTGCATGCACGAGGCGCTGTTCAGCGACAACGGCCTGCCCGACGGCCTGTCCACCCTCGACATCGCCAAGGGCCTGATTGACGAAGGCTATCACCCGATGACGGTCTATTTTCCGCTGGTGGTTCATGGCGCAATGCTGGTCGAGCCGACCGAGACCGAGAGCAAGGCCAGCCTCGATCAGTTCATCGGCGCGTTCCGGCATGTGGCAGAGCGGGCACGGGCGGGCGATATGGCGCTGAAGCAGGCGCCGGTCTACGCCCCGCGGCGGCGGCTGGACGAGACCCAGGCAGCCCGCAAGCCGGTACTGGCATGGCAGGACCGGGGGGACTGA
- the gcvPA gene encoding aminomethyl-transferring glycine dehydrogenase subunit GcvPA — protein sequence MRYLPLTDTDRSAMLARVGAATIDDLFVDVPEAARLDGPIRGLPMHASEMAVERHMTRLAAKNMAAGSVPFFLGAGAYRHHVPATVDHIIQRGEFLTAYTPYQPEIAQGTLQMLFEFQTQVARLYGCAVANASMYDGSTACWEAVSMAARITRRKRVVLSGALHPHYAEVVRTMAKFTEDEIADALPTVQPEPDHAGLIGRIDETTSCVVVQYPDILGRISNLAEIAEAAHARGALLIVVNTEPVALGAIQSPGELGADIVVGEGQSLGVGLQFGGPYLGLFAVRDPKHVRQMPGRLCGETVDATGKRGFVLTLSTREQHIRREKATSNICTNSGLCALAFSVHMTLLGEAGLRQLAALNHARACHAADRLAQVPGVTLVNQTFFNEFTLKVGRNGRELVRELADRGILAGVSLARLYPGVANLDDGLLVAVTETTTPEDIETLASALEELLA from the coding sequence ATGCGCTACCTTCCCCTGACCGATACCGACCGCAGCGCCATGCTGGCCAGGGTCGGCGCTGCCACCATTGATGACCTGTTCGTCGACGTGCCCGAAGCGGCGCGGCTGGACGGGCCGATCAGGGGCTTGCCGATGCACGCCAGCGAGATGGCGGTGGAGCGGCACATGACCCGGCTGGCGGCCAAGAACATGGCGGCGGGCAGCGTGCCGTTCTTCCTCGGCGCAGGGGCCTATCGCCACCACGTGCCGGCCACGGTTGACCATATCATCCAGCGCGGCGAGTTCCTGACCGCCTACACGCCCTACCAGCCGGAAATCGCCCAGGGCACGCTGCAGATGTTGTTCGAGTTCCAGACCCAGGTCGCGCGGCTCTATGGCTGCGCGGTGGCCAATGCCTCGATGTACGATGGGTCCACCGCCTGCTGGGAAGCGGTTTCGATGGCGGCGCGGATCACCCGGCGCAAGCGCGTGGTCCTGTCGGGCGCGCTCCACCCGCACTATGCCGAAGTGGTGCGGACGATGGCCAAGTTCACCGAAGACGAGATCGCCGACGCCCTGCCGACGGTGCAACCGGAGCCGGACCATGCCGGGCTGATCGGCCGGATCGACGAGACCACCAGCTGCGTAGTGGTGCAGTATCCCGACATCCTCGGCCGCATTTCCAACCTCGCCGAAATCGCCGAGGCCGCCCACGCCCGGGGCGCGCTGCTGATCGTGGTCAACACCGAGCCGGTTGCGCTGGGGGCGATCCAGTCGCCGGGTGAGCTGGGTGCCGACATCGTGGTGGGCGAGGGGCAGTCGCTCGGCGTCGGCCTGCAGTTCGGCGGGCCCTACCTCGGCCTGTTTGCGGTGCGCGATCCCAAGCATGTGCGCCAGATGCCCGGGCGGCTGTGCGGCGAGACTGTCGATGCGACCGGCAAGCGCGGTTTCGTGCTGACGCTGTCCACCCGCGAACAGCATATCCGGCGGGAGAAAGCGACCAGCAACATCTGCACCAATTCGGGCCTGTGCGCGCTGGCGTTCTCGGTCCACATGACCTTGCTGGGCGAGGCGGGGCTGCGCCAGCTTGCTGCGCTTAACCATGCCCGCGCCTGCCATGCCGCGGACCGGCTGGCGCAGGTGCCGGGCGTGACCCTGGTCAACCAGACCTTCTTCAACGAATTCACCCTCAAGGTCGGGCGCAACGGGCGTGAGCTGGTCCGCGAGCTGGCCGATCGCGGCATCCTGGCGGGCGTCTCGCTGGCCCGGCTCTATCCCGGCGTCGCCAACCTGGACGACGGCCTCCTGGTCGCCGTAACCGAAACCACCACCCCGGAGGACATCGAGACGCTGGCCTCCGCGCTTGAGGAGCTGCTGGCATGA
- the gcvH gene encoding glycine cleavage system protein GcvH, whose protein sequence is MARYFTDEHEWIDLEGDLATVGITDYAQGQLGDIVFVELPEVGTVIEKGKDAAVVESVKAASDVYAPISGEVMEANSALEDDPALVNTSPEEDGWFFKMTVADKAELDGLMDAAAYKSFCDSL, encoded by the coding sequence ATGGCCCGTTACTTCACCGATGAACACGAATGGATCGACCTCGAAGGCGATCTCGCCACCGTCGGCATCACCGATTACGCGCAGGGGCAGCTGGGCGATATCGTGTTCGTCGAACTGCCCGAAGTCGGCACCGTGATCGAGAAGGGCAAGGACGCTGCCGTGGTGGAAAGCGTCAAGGCGGCGAGCGACGTCTATGCCCCGATCAGCGGGGAAGTGATGGAAGCCAATTCCGCGCTGGAAGACGATCCGGCGCTGGTCAACACCTCGCCGGAAGAAGACGGCTGGTTCTTCAAGATGACCGTGGCCGACAAGGCCGAGCTCGACGGGCTGATGGATGCAGCCGCCTACAAGAGCTTCTGCGACAGCCTGTAA
- the gcvT gene encoding glycine cleavage system aminomethyltransferase GcvT produces MSDNQDFVEPETGTLPLDAWHRAQGARMVPFAGYWMPIQYEGIVSEHEWTRTNAGLFDVSHMGQLILSGPGLDEAVEAVLPIDLSTLKLGQQRYSLLLDEEGGVLDDLMVSRWPDSLYLVVNGATKWDDIGTLREALPDDITLNHLDEQALLALQGPKAADALARHATGEYPLSALTFMKFGRFTLAGHEVTIARAGYTGEDGFEISLPASAAEEAATLLCGEPEVKPIGLGARDSLRLEAGLPLYGHDLSPDTSPIEAGLVFGINKRRRTDGGYPGAERINREIVEGTARKWVGLKLDGRLPAREGAEVFAGSAKVGTVTSGGFSPTLGQPIAMAYVVSAHADEGTALEIEVRNKRLAAVVAATPFVPHRYYRGSK; encoded by the coding sequence ATGAGCGATAACCAAGACTTCGTCGAACCGGAAACCGGCACCCTGCCGCTCGATGCCTGGCATCGGGCGCAAGGCGCGCGGATGGTACCCTTCGCGGGCTACTGGATGCCGATCCAGTATGAGGGCATCGTGTCGGAACACGAATGGACCCGCACCAACGCGGGACTGTTCGATGTCAGCCACATGGGCCAGCTGATCCTGTCAGGGCCGGGCCTTGACGAAGCGGTCGAAGCGGTGCTGCCGATTGACCTTTCCACCCTGAAGCTGGGGCAGCAACGCTATTCGCTGCTGCTGGACGAGGAGGGCGGGGTGCTGGATGACCTGATGGTCTCGCGCTGGCCCGACAGCCTCTATCTGGTCGTCAACGGGGCGACCAAGTGGGACGATATCGGCACCCTGCGCGAAGCGCTGCCAGATGACATCACCCTCAACCATCTCGACGAGCAGGCGCTGCTGGCGCTTCAGGGCCCCAAGGCAGCCGATGCCCTGGCGCGGCACGCCACCGGCGAATACCCGCTGTCTGCACTGACTTTCATGAAGTTCGGGCGCTTCACCCTGGCGGGCCATGAGGTGACCATTGCGCGCGCGGGCTATACCGGCGAGGACGGGTTCGAAATCTCGCTCCCCGCCAGCGCCGCCGAAGAAGCCGCCACGCTGCTGTGCGGCGAACCAGAGGTGAAGCCGATCGGCCTTGGCGCACGCGACAGCCTGCGTCTGGAGGCGGGCCTGCCGCTCTATGGGCACGACCTGTCGCCCGATACCAGCCCGATCGAGGCGGGCCTCGTGTTCGGGATCAACAAGCGCCGCCGCACGGATGGCGGCTATCCGGGCGCGGAACGGATCAACCGCGAGATCGTGGAAGGGACGGCGCGCAAGTGGGTCGGCCTCAAGCTCGACGGCCGTTTGCCCGCGCGTGAAGGCGCGGAGGTGTTCGCGGGGTCCGCGAAGGTCGGGACCGTCACCAGCGGCGGCTTTTCGCCCACGCTCGGCCAGCCCATCGCCATGGCCTATGTCGTTTCCGCGCATGCCGATGAAGGCACCGCGCTGGAGATCGAAGTCAGAAACAAGCGCCTCGCCGCCGTGGTGGCAGCGACGCCGTTCGTACCCCACCGCTACTATCGAGGGAGCAAGTAG
- a CDS encoding cation:proton antiporter codes for MNLTEIYLIALLIIFTVPWLVWRVFRTDYWAPLVVVQIVGGILLGPGVLGAAFPDYYAFVFQPDVIIALNGVAWWAVMLFVWIAGIELDLSQAWKHRRETGLTAGLALGMPLLAGTAAAAVILQFPGWRGAQGEYWQALLGIGMACAVTALPILVLLMEKLGILREAIGQRILRYASLDDIAIWGVLALILLDWERIGRQAVFLVGFTLAALAVRWLMARLSEADRWPVGLIWLALCGLAGDWSGLHYMVGAFLAGVVLDAKWFGHDAMDRFRGVVLLTVMPVFFLSTGLRTQWEGGGLAVFGAAALLLVAAVGGKLLGVHIAGRMLGWSRTEASLIGWLLQTKALIMIIFANILLDKQVITPTTFTALLLMAVASTMLTTPIAAPLLKKLGDRVKAEV; via the coding sequence GTGAATCTCACCGAAATCTACCTGATTGCGCTGCTGATCATCTTCACCGTACCGTGGCTGGTGTGGCGCGTGTTCCGCACCGATTACTGGGCCCCGCTGGTGGTGGTGCAGATTGTCGGCGGGATCCTGCTCGGCCCGGGCGTCCTCGGCGCGGCCTTTCCCGATTATTACGCCTTCGTGTTCCAGCCAGACGTCATCATCGCCCTCAACGGGGTGGCGTGGTGGGCGGTAATGCTGTTCGTGTGGATCGCCGGGATCGAGCTCGACCTCAGCCAGGCGTGGAAGCACCGGCGCGAGACCGGTCTGACGGCGGGCCTTGCGCTGGGAATGCCCTTGCTGGCGGGCACGGCGGCGGCGGCGGTAATCCTGCAATTTCCGGGCTGGCGCGGCGCGCAGGGCGAATACTGGCAGGCGCTGCTCGGCATCGGCATGGCCTGCGCAGTGACGGCGCTGCCCATTCTGGTGCTGCTGATGGAGAAACTCGGCATCCTGCGCGAGGCGATCGGCCAGCGCATCCTGCGCTATGCCAGCCTTGACGATATCGCCATCTGGGGCGTGCTGGCGCTGATCCTGCTCGATTGGGAGCGGATCGGCCGGCAGGCGGTGTTCCTCGTCGGCTTTACCCTGGCCGCCCTTGCAGTCCGGTGGCTGATGGCGCGGCTCAGCGAGGCGGACCGCTGGCCAGTGGGCCTGATCTGGCTGGCGCTGTGCGGTTTGGCGGGAGACTGGTCGGGCCTGCACTACATGGTCGGTGCATTTCTGGCGGGCGTGGTGCTGGACGCCAAATGGTTCGGGCACGATGCGATGGACCGGTTCCGCGGCGTGGTGCTGCTCACGGTGATGCCGGTGTTTTTCCTTTCGACCGGGCTGCGCACCCAGTGGGAAGGCGGCGGACTGGCGGTCTTCGGCGCAGCGGCCCTGCTGCTGGTGGCGGCGGTAGGCGGCAAACTGCTGGGCGTCCACATCGCCGGGCGGATGCTGGGGTGGAGCCGCACCGAGGCGAGCCTGATCGGCTGGCTGCTCCAGACCAAGGCGCTGATCATGATCATCTTTGCGAACATCCTGCTCGACAAGCAGGTCATCACGCCCACCACCTTCACCGCGCTACTGCTGATGGCGGTGGCCAGCACGATGCTGACGACGCCGATTGCCGCGCCGCTGCTGAAGAAGCTGGGTGATCGGGTGAAGGCGGAAGTTTAG
- a CDS encoding serine hydrolase domain-containing protein — protein sequence MLRRLLAAFALSVPLTPATAGSPPPASVVVAFDRESVRPLIVEGQANRETGRAVEANDPVRIASISKLIMALTALRLMDEGKVDLSRDVSDYLGWSLRSPHHPQAPVSIAHLLSHRAGLSDKAGYVIPLGESLGARLADPAAWRDTGPPGEAAFEYANLGSPLVATALEAASGERYDRLVERLVFAPLGVKACLNWLGCDAGMQDRAVTLYRHTGEIARDDPADLPPNCTIPVADGVACNLDTYVPGTNASVFSPQGGVRIGMMDLAKIGQALLWMEHNEFLSDNAMRLWLGALIEAANRQAPADAAPTFCAYGLGAYTLTGEGPCSDDLFMDGRERIGHGGEAYGLRSGLWFTLEAEQGFAYFITEIAPPPGGEDTGGSDPREVELLARALKLASDQ from the coding sequence ATGCTGCGCCGCCTTCTCGCCGCCTTTGCGCTGTCCGTCCCGCTAACTCCGGCCACGGCAGGCTCGCCTCCGCCGGCAAGCGTTGTGGTGGCGTTTGACCGCGAATCTGTCCGCCCGCTGATCGTCGAGGGGCAGGCGAACAGGGAAACCGGCCGCGCGGTGGAAGCCAACGACCCGGTGCGGATTGCCTCGATCTCCAAGCTGATCATGGCGCTCACCGCCCTCAGGCTGATGGACGAGGGCAAAGTCGATCTGAGCCGGGACGTGTCGGATTACCTCGGGTGGAGCCTGCGCTCTCCCCATCACCCGCAAGCGCCGGTGTCGATCGCACACCTGCTATCGCACCGCGCAGGACTGTCGGACAAGGCGGGTTACGTCATCCCGCTGGGCGAGAGCCTTGGAGCCAGGCTCGCCGACCCCGCCGCATGGCGTGACACCGGCCCGCCGGGTGAGGCGGCGTTCGAATATGCCAACCTGGGTTCGCCGCTGGTGGCCACGGCGCTCGAAGCGGCGAGCGGCGAGCGGTATGACCGGCTGGTCGAACGGCTGGTGTTTGCTCCGCTGGGGGTGAAGGCCTGCCTCAACTGGCTGGGCTGCGACGCCGGGATGCAGGATCGCGCGGTGACGCTCTACCGCCACACCGGCGAGATCGCGCGCGACGATCCGGCCGACCTCCCGCCCAATTGCACGATCCCGGTGGCCGACGGGGTAGCATGCAATCTCGATACCTACGTTCCCGGCACCAACGCCTCTGTCTTCTCGCCGCAGGGCGGGGTGCGGATCGGGATGATGGACCTGGCGAAGATCGGGCAGGCGCTGCTCTGGATGGAGCACAATGAATTCCTGTCCGACAACGCGATGCGGCTCTGGCTCGGTGCGTTGATCGAGGCGGCGAACCGACAGGCTCCGGCCGACGCGGCGCCGACCTTCTGTGCCTACGGGCTCGGAGCCTACACGCTGACGGGCGAGGGGCCTTGTTCGGACGACCTGTTCATGGATGGGCGTGAACGCATCGGGCACGGGGGCGAGGCCTATGGCCTGCGCTCGGGCCTGTGGTTCACGCTCGAGGCGGAGCAGGGCTTTGCCTATTTCATCACCGAGATCGCGCCCCCGCCGGGCGGCGAGGACACCGGAGGCAGTGACCCGCGCGAAGTAGAATTGCTGGCGCGGGCGTTGAAGTTGGCGAGCGACCAATAA